From the Corythoichthys intestinalis isolate RoL2023-P3 chromosome 13, ASM3026506v1, whole genome shotgun sequence genome, one window contains:
- the abcc9 gene encoding ATP-binding cassette sub-family C member 9 isoform X1, with translation MALSFCGNDHDSDGYSVDDGVLNNGCFVDALNLVPHVFLLFITFPILFIGWGSQSSKVQIHHNTWLHFPGHNLRWILTFSLLFVHVCEFAEGLVSNKMMDTNHLHLFMPAFMGFVAATTSVVYYHNIETSNFPKLLLVLFIYWVLAFITKCIKLWKFTTHHVSPLQLRFCITALLVLLYGLLMAVEINVIRIRKYVFFANPQKVKPPEDLQDLGVRFLQPFVNLLSKATYWWMNPLIIGAHKRPIELKKIGKLPIAMRALTNYLRLKDAYEDQRTAENPERAPSIWRSMYRAFGRPILLSSTFRYLADVLGFAGPLCILGIVKNLTLEEDGGSASVKIREKYFGVHFMLSTELLQNPSVLAVLLFLALVLQRTFLQASYYVTIETGINLRGALLAMIYNKILRLSTSNMSMGEMTLGQINNLVAIETNQLMWFLFLCPNLWAMPVQIVVGVILLYDLLGWSALVGASVIVLLAPVQYLIATKLANMQKSTLEHSTDRLKKTSEILKGIKLLKLYAWENIFCDSVEETRGKELNSLKTFAFYTSMSIFMNAAIPIAAVLVTFVMHNFMTDAELCPAKAFATLALFNILVTPLFLLSTVVRFAVKALVSVQKLGEFLQSDEIGDDSWRNGDVPVPSEAAETRPGATKAVSRKQPRRYQMDSYEQPSKRQMRPSETEDVAVKVSNGCFTWGSNLSLLTDINIRIPTGQLTMIVGQVGCGKSSLLLAMLGEMQSISGRVHWSKPPDSETFYQGTFSYPEAAKEEPGEHAASKNRYSVAYATQKSWLLNATVEDNITFGSPFNKQRYKAVIDACSLQLDIDLLPFGDQTEIGERGINLSGGQRQRICVARALYQNTNIVFLDDPFSALDIHLSDHLMQDGILKFLQDDKRTVVLVTHKLQYLIHADWIIAMKDGTVLREGTLKDIQTHDVELYDHWKTLMNRQDQELEKDIEQDSQTTLERKTLRRAFYPREAKNQVDDEDEEEEEEEEDDDNLSTTTNRRSKVPWKVCWCYLSSGGFFMVFLMMSCKLLKHSVIVAIDYWLAIWTSNHTNVTMVKGPNGTCEVYPAISSYTVDKDFFNLMVFVVLCAAGITLCLITSLTVEFLGLSAATNLHHNLLNKIIHAPLRFFDITPLGQILNRFSADTNIIDQHIPPTLESLTRSTLLCLSAIGVISVITPYFIVALVPLAVAFYFIQKYFRVASKDLQDLDDSTQLPLLCHFSETAEGLTTIRAFRHEARFKQRMLELTDTNNTAYLFLSAANRWLEVRTDYLGAVIVLAAAGASIWGLDCGKPSGGMVGLALTYALTVTNYLNWVVRNLADLEVQMAAVKKVNSFLSTESENYEGSMDSSQVPEKWPKDGEIKIQDLCVRYDQMLKPVLKHVNAFIQPGQKVGICGRTGSGKSSLSLAFFNMVDIFEGKIVIDGIDICKLPLQTLRSRLSIILQDPILFSGSIRFNLDPERTCNDERLWEALEIAQLKNMVKALPGGLDAAVTEGGENFSVGQRQLFCLARAFVRKSSILIMDEATASIDMATENILQKVVMTAFADRTVVTIAHRVSSILDAGQVLVFSSGILVECDSGPNLLAQEDSLFSVLVRTHK, from the exons ATGGCCTTGTCGTTTTGCGGCAACGACCACGACTCGGACGGCTACAGCGTGGACGACGGCGTTCTCAACAACGGCTGCTTTGTGGACGCCCTCAACCTGGTGCCTCATGTCTTCCTCCTCTTTATCACGTTCCCCATCCTCTTCATTG GATGGGGCAGCCAGAGCTCCAAAGTGCAAATCCATCACAACACGTGGCTCCATTTCCCGGGCCACAACCTGAGGTGGATCCTCACCTTCTCGCTGCTCTTCGTTCACGTCTGCGAGTTTGCCGAGGGACTGGTGTCCAACAA GATGATGGACACCAACCACCTGCACTTGTTCATGCCCGCTTTCATGGGCTTCGTGGCGGCCACCACGTCGGTCGTCTATTACCACAACATTGAGACCTCCAACTTCCCGAAACTTCTACTCG TGCTGTTCATCTACTGGGTGCTGGCCTTCATCACCAAATGCATCAAGCTGTGGAAGTTCACCACGCACCACGTGAGCCCGCTGCAGCTGAGGTTCTGCATCACGGCGCTGCTGGTGCTTCTGTACGGCCTGCTAATGGCCGTCGAAATCAACGTGATCAGGATCAGG AAGTACGTCTTCTTCGCCAACCCTCAGAAGGTGAAGCCGCCCGAGGACTTGCAGGATCTGGGGGTCCGTTTCCTGCAGCCCTTTGTCAACCTTCTGTCAAAG GCGACATATTGGTGGATGAACCCGCTGATCATCGGTGCCCACAAGAGACCCATCGAGCTGAAGAAGATCGGTAAGCTGCCCATCGCCATGCGGGCTTTGACCAACTACTTGCGACTCAAAGACGCCTACGAGGACCAGAGG ACTGCCGagaacccggagagggcaccgtCCATCTGGCGCTCCATGTACCGAGCGTTCGGGCGACCCATCCTGCTCAGCAGCACCTTCCGCTACTTGGCCGACGTGCTGGGCTTCGCCGGGCCGCTTTGCATCCTGGGCATCGTCAAGAACCTGACGCTGGAAGAAGACGGAGGCTCCGCTTCTGTTAAGATTAGG GAGAAGTACTTTGGCGTCCACTTCATGCTGTCCACCGAGCTGCTTCAGAACCCCTCTGTTTTGGCCGTGCTGCTTTTCCTGGCATTGGTGCTGCAAAGAACCTTCCTGCAGGCTTCCTATTACGTCACTATAGAAACGGGCATTAACCTAAGGGGAGCCCTATTG GCGATGATTTACAACAAGATCCTGCGTCTGTCCACGTCCAACATGTCCATGGGCGAGATGACGCTGGGCCAGATCAACAACCTGGTCGCCATAGAAACCAATCAGCTCATGTGGTTTCTCTTCCTCTGCCCCAACCTTTGGGCCATGCCTGTGCAG ATTGTGGTGGGAGTCATTCTACTGTACGACCTGCTGGGCTGGAGCGCTTTAGTCGGAGCTTCCGTCATCGTTCTTCTGGCTCCGGTCCAGTACCTCATTGCCACCAAGTTGGCCAACATGCAGAAGAGCACCCTG GAACACTCCACCGATCGCTTGAAGAAGACCTCGGAGATCCTGAAGGGCATCAAGCTGCTGAAGCTGTACGCGTGGGAGAACATCTTCTGCGACAGCGTGGAGGAGACACGAGGCAAAGAGCTCAACAGCCTCAAGACCTTCGCCTTCTACACGTCCATGTCCA TCTTCATGAACGCCGCCATTCCCATCGCCGCTGTCCTGGTG ACCTTCGTCATGCATAACTTCATGACGGACGCCGAATTGTGCCCCGCGAAGGCCTTTGCCACACTGGCGCTCTTCAACATCCTGGTCACGCCGCTATTCCTGCTCTCTACCGTCGTCAGGTTCGCCGTCAAGGCGCTCGTCAG TGTCCAGAAGCTGGGCGAGTTCCTCCAGAGCGACGAGATCGGAGATGACAGCTGGAGGAACGGAGACGTGCCGGTGCCCTCGGAGGCAGCCGAGACGCGTCCCGGGGCG ACCAAAGCCGTCAGCAGGAAGCAGCCCCGACGCTACCAGATGGACTCCTACGAGCAGCCGTCCAAGCGGCAGATGAGACCCAGTGAGACGGAGGACGTGGCCGTCAAG GTGAGCAACGGATGTTTCACCTGGGGAAGCAACCTGTCCTTGCTGACCGATATCAACATCCGCATCCCCACAG GACAGTTGACCATGATCGTGGGCCAGGTGGGCTGCGGGAAGTCGTCGCTGCTTCTCGCCATGCTGGGCGAGATGCAGAGCATCAGCGGCCGTGTCCACTGGAGCAA GCCGCCTGATAGCGAGACATTCTACCAGGGGACGTTCAG CTATCCGGAAGCGGCGAAAGAAGAGCCCGGCGAACACGCCGCAAG CAAGAACCGCTACTCCGTGGCCTACGCGACCCAAAAGTCGTGGCTTCTCAACGCGACCGTGGAAGACAACATCACCTTCGGGAGCCCCTTCAACAAACAGAG GTACAAGGCGGTGATCGACGCCTGCTCTCTCCAACTGGATATCGACCTGCTTCCCTTCGGAGACCAAACGGAGATCGGCGAGCGA GGCATCAACCTGAGCGGCGGGCAGCGTCAGAGGATCTGCGTGGCTCGAGCGCTCTACCAGAACACCAACATCGTCTTCCTG GACGACCCCTTCTCCGCACTGGACATCCATTTGAGCGACCACCTGATGCAGGACGGCATCCTCAAGTTCCTGCAGGATGACAAGAGAACCGTGGTTTTAGTAACGCATAAGCTGCAGTATCTCATCCATGCCGACTGG ATTATTGCCATGAAGGACGGCACGGTCCTGAGAGAAGGAACTCTGAAGGACATTCAGACGCATGACGTGGAGCTCTACGACCACTGGAAGACGCTCATGAACCGGCAGGACCAGGAGTTGGAGAAG GACATTGAGCAGGACAGCCAAACCACACTGGAGCGGAAGACCCTCCGTCGAGCGTTCTATCCCAGAGAAGCCAAAAACCAGGTGGATGATGAAGATGAAG aggaggaagaggaggaggaagatgacGACAACTTGTCCACCACCACAAACAGAAGGTCCAAGGTCCCCTGGAAG GTCTGCTGGTGCTACCTATCCTCCGGTGGCTTCTTCATGGTCTTCCTCATGATGTCCTGTAAGCTCCTCAAGCACTCGGTCATCGTGGCCATCGACTACTGGCTCGCCATCTGGACCTCCAACCACACCAACGTGACCATGGTGAAGGGACCCAACGGAACGTGCGAGGTCTACCCTGCGATCAGCAGCTACACTGTTGACAAG GACTTCTTTAATCTGATGGTGTTTGTGGTTCTGTGTGCGGCCGGGATCACGCTGTGCCTCATCACCTCGCTGACCGTGGAGTTCTTGGGGCTTTCTGCGGCCACCAACCTTCACCATAACCTGCTCAACAAGATTATCCACGCCCCCCTCAG ATTTTTTGACATCACCCCATTGGGTCAGATCCTCAACAGGTTCTCGGCAGATACGAACATCATTGACCAG CATATTCCTCCTACTCTGGAGTCTTTGACCCGATCCACCTTGCTTTGCTTGTCCGCCATCGGGGTCATTTCCGTGATCACGCCCTACTTCATCGTCGCTCTGGTCCCCCTGGCCGTGGCCTTCTACTTCATACAGAAATACTTCCGGGTGGCCTCCAA AGACCTTCAGGACCTGGACGACTCAACGCAACTCCCTCTGCTGTGTCACTTCTCCGAAACGGCTGAAGGTCTCACCACCATCAGAGCCTTTAG aCACGAGGCTCGCTTCAAGCAGCGCATGTTGGAGCTGACCGACACCAACAACACGGCCTATTTGTTCCTCTCGGCCGCCAACCGCTGGCTGGAGGTCCGCACG GACTATCTGGGCGCCGTCATCGTGCTGGCCGCGGCCGGGGCGTCCATTTGGGGTTTAGATTGCGGTAAACCCTCCGGAGGGATGGTAGGCCTGGCCCTCACCTATGCACTTACG GTCACCAACTACTTGAACTGGGTGGTAAGGAATTTGGCGGACTTGGAGGTGCAGATGGCGGCGGTGAAAAAAGTCAACAGCTTCCTGAGTACGGAGTCAGAGAACTACGAGGGATCCATGG ATTCTTCTCAGGTGCCAGAGAAGTGGCCTAAGGATGGAGAGATCAAGATCCAGGACTTGTGCGTGCGTTACGACCAAATGCTCAAGCCCGTGCTCAAGCACGTCAACGCTTTCATCCAGCCGGGTCAGAAG GTTGGAATCTGTGGCCGTACGGGAAGCGGCAAGTCCTCGCTGTCTTTAGCCTTCTTCAACATGGTGGACATATTTGAAG GCAAGATCGTCATCGACGGTATCGACATCTGCAAACTTCCCCTCCAGACGCTGCGGTCTCGGCTGTCCATCATCCTGCAGGACCCCATCTTGTTTAGTGGCTCCATAAG GTTCAATCTGGATCCGGAGCGGACGTGCAACGACGAGCGGCTGTGGGAGGCGCTGGAGATCGCTCAGCTGAAGAATATGGTCAAGGCGCTACCGGGAGGACTGG ATGCGGCGGTGACGGAGGGCGGCGAGAACTTCAGTGTGGGTCAACGGCAGCTCTTTTGTTTAGCTCGGGCCTTTGTGCGCAAGAGCAGCATCCTCATCATGGACGAGGCCACCGCCTCCATCGACATGGCGACG GAGAACATCCTGCAGAAAGTTGTGATGACGGCGTTTGCGGACCGGACGGTTGTCACCATTGCT CACCGCGTCTCTTCTATCTTGGACGCCGGGCAGGTGTTGGTCTTCTCCTCCGGGATTTTGGTGGAATGTGACTCGGGTCCCAACCTGCTAGCACAGGAGGACAGCCTCTTCAGTGTGCTAGTGCGGACCCACAAATAG
- the abcc9 gene encoding ATP-binding cassette sub-family C member 9 isoform X6, giving the protein MALSFCGNDHDSDGYSVDDGVLNNGCFVDALNLVPHVFLLFITFPILFIGWGSQSSKVQIHHNTWLHFPGHNLRWILTFSLLFVHVCEFAEGLVSNKMMDTNHLHLFMPAFMGFVAATTSVVYYHNIETSNFPKLLLVLFIYWVLAFITKCIKLWKFTTHHVSPLQLRFCITALLVLLYGLLMAVEINVIRIRKYVFFANPQKVKPPEDLQDLGVRFLQPFVNLLSKATYWWMNPLIIGAHKRPIELKKIGKLPIAMRALTNYLRLKDAYEDQRTAENPERAPSIWRSMYRAFGRPILLSSTFRYLADVLGFAGPLCILGIVKNLTLEEDGGSASVKIREKYFGVHFMLSTELLQNPSVLAVLLFLALVLQRTFLQASYYVTIETGINLRGALLAMIYNKILRLSTSNMSMGEMTLGQINNLVAIETNQLMWFLFLCPNLWAMPVQIVVGVILLYDLLGWSALVGASVIVLLAPVQYLIATKLANMQKSTLEHSTDRLKKTSEILKGIKLLKLYAWENIFCDSVEETRGKELNSLKTFAFYTSMSIFMNAAIPIAAVLVTFVMHNFMTDAELCPAKAFATLALFNILVTPLFLLSTVVRFAVKALVSVQKLGEFLQSDEIGDDSWRNGDVPVPSEAAETRPGATKAVSRKQPRRYQMDSYEQPSKRQMRPSETEDVAVKVSNGCFTWGSNLSLLTDINIRIPTGQLTMIVGQVGCGKSSLLLAMLGEMQSISGRVHWSNKNRYSVAYATQKSWLLNATVEDNITFGSPFNKQRYKAVIDACSLQLDIDLLPFGDQTEIGERGINLSGGQRQRICVARALYQNTNIVFLDDPFSALDIHLSDHLMQDGILKFLQDDKRTVVLVTHKLQYLIHADWIIAMKDGTVLREGTLKDIQTHDVELYDHWKTLMNRQDQELEKDIEQDSQTTLERKTLRRAFYPREAKNQVDDEDEEEEEEEEDDDNLSTTTNRRSKVPWKVCWCYLSSGGFFMVFLMMSCKLLKHSVIVAIDYWLAIWTSNHTNVTMVKGPNGTCEVYPAISSYTVDKDFFNLMVFVVLCAAGITLCLITSLTVEFLGLSAATNLHHNLLNKIIHAPLRFFDITPLGQILNRFSADTNIIDQHIPPTLESLTRSTLLCLSAIGVISVITPYFIVALVPLAVAFYFIQKYFRVASKDLQDLDDSTQLPLLCHFSETAEGLTTIRAFRHEARFKQRMLELTDTNNTAYLFLSAANRWLEVRTDYLGAVIVLAAAGASIWGLDCGKPSGGMVGLALTYALTVTNYLNWVVRNLADLEVQMAAVKKVNSFLSTESENYEGSMDSSQVPEKWPKDGEIKIQDLCVRYDQMLKPVLKHVNAFIQPGQKVGICGRTGSGKSSLSLAFFNMVDIFEGKIVIDGIDICKLPLQTLRSRLSIILQDPILFSGSIRFNLDPERTCNDERLWEALEIAQLKNMVKALPGGLDAAVTEGGENFSVGQRQLFCLARAFVRKSSILIMDEATASIDMATENILQKVVMTAFADRTVVTIAHRVSSILDAGQVLVFSSGILVECDSGPNLLAQEDSLFSVLVRTHK; this is encoded by the exons ATGGCCTTGTCGTTTTGCGGCAACGACCACGACTCGGACGGCTACAGCGTGGACGACGGCGTTCTCAACAACGGCTGCTTTGTGGACGCCCTCAACCTGGTGCCTCATGTCTTCCTCCTCTTTATCACGTTCCCCATCCTCTTCATTG GATGGGGCAGCCAGAGCTCCAAAGTGCAAATCCATCACAACACGTGGCTCCATTTCCCGGGCCACAACCTGAGGTGGATCCTCACCTTCTCGCTGCTCTTCGTTCACGTCTGCGAGTTTGCCGAGGGACTGGTGTCCAACAA GATGATGGACACCAACCACCTGCACTTGTTCATGCCCGCTTTCATGGGCTTCGTGGCGGCCACCACGTCGGTCGTCTATTACCACAACATTGAGACCTCCAACTTCCCGAAACTTCTACTCG TGCTGTTCATCTACTGGGTGCTGGCCTTCATCACCAAATGCATCAAGCTGTGGAAGTTCACCACGCACCACGTGAGCCCGCTGCAGCTGAGGTTCTGCATCACGGCGCTGCTGGTGCTTCTGTACGGCCTGCTAATGGCCGTCGAAATCAACGTGATCAGGATCAGG AAGTACGTCTTCTTCGCCAACCCTCAGAAGGTGAAGCCGCCCGAGGACTTGCAGGATCTGGGGGTCCGTTTCCTGCAGCCCTTTGTCAACCTTCTGTCAAAG GCGACATATTGGTGGATGAACCCGCTGATCATCGGTGCCCACAAGAGACCCATCGAGCTGAAGAAGATCGGTAAGCTGCCCATCGCCATGCGGGCTTTGACCAACTACTTGCGACTCAAAGACGCCTACGAGGACCAGAGG ACTGCCGagaacccggagagggcaccgtCCATCTGGCGCTCCATGTACCGAGCGTTCGGGCGACCCATCCTGCTCAGCAGCACCTTCCGCTACTTGGCCGACGTGCTGGGCTTCGCCGGGCCGCTTTGCATCCTGGGCATCGTCAAGAACCTGACGCTGGAAGAAGACGGAGGCTCCGCTTCTGTTAAGATTAGG GAGAAGTACTTTGGCGTCCACTTCATGCTGTCCACCGAGCTGCTTCAGAACCCCTCTGTTTTGGCCGTGCTGCTTTTCCTGGCATTGGTGCTGCAAAGAACCTTCCTGCAGGCTTCCTATTACGTCACTATAGAAACGGGCATTAACCTAAGGGGAGCCCTATTG GCGATGATTTACAACAAGATCCTGCGTCTGTCCACGTCCAACATGTCCATGGGCGAGATGACGCTGGGCCAGATCAACAACCTGGTCGCCATAGAAACCAATCAGCTCATGTGGTTTCTCTTCCTCTGCCCCAACCTTTGGGCCATGCCTGTGCAG ATTGTGGTGGGAGTCATTCTACTGTACGACCTGCTGGGCTGGAGCGCTTTAGTCGGAGCTTCCGTCATCGTTCTTCTGGCTCCGGTCCAGTACCTCATTGCCACCAAGTTGGCCAACATGCAGAAGAGCACCCTG GAACACTCCACCGATCGCTTGAAGAAGACCTCGGAGATCCTGAAGGGCATCAAGCTGCTGAAGCTGTACGCGTGGGAGAACATCTTCTGCGACAGCGTGGAGGAGACACGAGGCAAAGAGCTCAACAGCCTCAAGACCTTCGCCTTCTACACGTCCATGTCCA TCTTCATGAACGCCGCCATTCCCATCGCCGCTGTCCTGGTG ACCTTCGTCATGCATAACTTCATGACGGACGCCGAATTGTGCCCCGCGAAGGCCTTTGCCACACTGGCGCTCTTCAACATCCTGGTCACGCCGCTATTCCTGCTCTCTACCGTCGTCAGGTTCGCCGTCAAGGCGCTCGTCAG TGTCCAGAAGCTGGGCGAGTTCCTCCAGAGCGACGAGATCGGAGATGACAGCTGGAGGAACGGAGACGTGCCGGTGCCCTCGGAGGCAGCCGAGACGCGTCCCGGGGCG ACCAAAGCCGTCAGCAGGAAGCAGCCCCGACGCTACCAGATGGACTCCTACGAGCAGCCGTCCAAGCGGCAGATGAGACCCAGTGAGACGGAGGACGTGGCCGTCAAG GTGAGCAACGGATGTTTCACCTGGGGAAGCAACCTGTCCTTGCTGACCGATATCAACATCCGCATCCCCACAG GACAGTTGACCATGATCGTGGGCCAGGTGGGCTGCGGGAAGTCGTCGCTGCTTCTCGCCATGCTGGGCGAGATGCAGAGCATCAGCGGCCGTGTCCACTGGAGCAA CAAGAACCGCTACTCCGTGGCCTACGCGACCCAAAAGTCGTGGCTTCTCAACGCGACCGTGGAAGACAACATCACCTTCGGGAGCCCCTTCAACAAACAGAG GTACAAGGCGGTGATCGACGCCTGCTCTCTCCAACTGGATATCGACCTGCTTCCCTTCGGAGACCAAACGGAGATCGGCGAGCGA GGCATCAACCTGAGCGGCGGGCAGCGTCAGAGGATCTGCGTGGCTCGAGCGCTCTACCAGAACACCAACATCGTCTTCCTG GACGACCCCTTCTCCGCACTGGACATCCATTTGAGCGACCACCTGATGCAGGACGGCATCCTCAAGTTCCTGCAGGATGACAAGAGAACCGTGGTTTTAGTAACGCATAAGCTGCAGTATCTCATCCATGCCGACTGG ATTATTGCCATGAAGGACGGCACGGTCCTGAGAGAAGGAACTCTGAAGGACATTCAGACGCATGACGTGGAGCTCTACGACCACTGGAAGACGCTCATGAACCGGCAGGACCAGGAGTTGGAGAAG GACATTGAGCAGGACAGCCAAACCACACTGGAGCGGAAGACCCTCCGTCGAGCGTTCTATCCCAGAGAAGCCAAAAACCAGGTGGATGATGAAGATGAAG aggaggaagaggaggaggaagatgacGACAACTTGTCCACCACCACAAACAGAAGGTCCAAGGTCCCCTGGAAG GTCTGCTGGTGCTACCTATCCTCCGGTGGCTTCTTCATGGTCTTCCTCATGATGTCCTGTAAGCTCCTCAAGCACTCGGTCATCGTGGCCATCGACTACTGGCTCGCCATCTGGACCTCCAACCACACCAACGTGACCATGGTGAAGGGACCCAACGGAACGTGCGAGGTCTACCCTGCGATCAGCAGCTACACTGTTGACAAG GACTTCTTTAATCTGATGGTGTTTGTGGTTCTGTGTGCGGCCGGGATCACGCTGTGCCTCATCACCTCGCTGACCGTGGAGTTCTTGGGGCTTTCTGCGGCCACCAACCTTCACCATAACCTGCTCAACAAGATTATCCACGCCCCCCTCAG ATTTTTTGACATCACCCCATTGGGTCAGATCCTCAACAGGTTCTCGGCAGATACGAACATCATTGACCAG CATATTCCTCCTACTCTGGAGTCTTTGACCCGATCCACCTTGCTTTGCTTGTCCGCCATCGGGGTCATTTCCGTGATCACGCCCTACTTCATCGTCGCTCTGGTCCCCCTGGCCGTGGCCTTCTACTTCATACAGAAATACTTCCGGGTGGCCTCCAA AGACCTTCAGGACCTGGACGACTCAACGCAACTCCCTCTGCTGTGTCACTTCTCCGAAACGGCTGAAGGTCTCACCACCATCAGAGCCTTTAG aCACGAGGCTCGCTTCAAGCAGCGCATGTTGGAGCTGACCGACACCAACAACACGGCCTATTTGTTCCTCTCGGCCGCCAACCGCTGGCTGGAGGTCCGCACG GACTATCTGGGCGCCGTCATCGTGCTGGCCGCGGCCGGGGCGTCCATTTGGGGTTTAGATTGCGGTAAACCCTCCGGAGGGATGGTAGGCCTGGCCCTCACCTATGCACTTACG GTCACCAACTACTTGAACTGGGTGGTAAGGAATTTGGCGGACTTGGAGGTGCAGATGGCGGCGGTGAAAAAAGTCAACAGCTTCCTGAGTACGGAGTCAGAGAACTACGAGGGATCCATGG ATTCTTCTCAGGTGCCAGAGAAGTGGCCTAAGGATGGAGAGATCAAGATCCAGGACTTGTGCGTGCGTTACGACCAAATGCTCAAGCCCGTGCTCAAGCACGTCAACGCTTTCATCCAGCCGGGTCAGAAG GTTGGAATCTGTGGCCGTACGGGAAGCGGCAAGTCCTCGCTGTCTTTAGCCTTCTTCAACATGGTGGACATATTTGAAG GCAAGATCGTCATCGACGGTATCGACATCTGCAAACTTCCCCTCCAGACGCTGCGGTCTCGGCTGTCCATCATCCTGCAGGACCCCATCTTGTTTAGTGGCTCCATAAG GTTCAATCTGGATCCGGAGCGGACGTGCAACGACGAGCGGCTGTGGGAGGCGCTGGAGATCGCTCAGCTGAAGAATATGGTCAAGGCGCTACCGGGAGGACTGG ATGCGGCGGTGACGGAGGGCGGCGAGAACTTCAGTGTGGGTCAACGGCAGCTCTTTTGTTTAGCTCGGGCCTTTGTGCGCAAGAGCAGCATCCTCATCATGGACGAGGCCACCGCCTCCATCGACATGGCGACG GAGAACATCCTGCAGAAAGTTGTGATGACGGCGTTTGCGGACCGGACGGTTGTCACCATTGCT CACCGCGTCTCTTCTATCTTGGACGCCGGGCAGGTGTTGGTCTTCTCCTCCGGGATTTTGGTGGAATGTGACTCGGGTCCCAACCTGCTAGCACAGGAGGACAGCCTCTTCAGTGTGCTAGTGCGGACCCACAAATAG